In Desulfomonile tiedjei DSM 6799, a genomic segment contains:
- a CDS encoding Rossmann-like domain-containing protein, which produces MDCFDLLRNVFRNLIQENSWQDKTVSVRVKTLTPEEAIGNPEHHDYPLIKGKERMMEAEFLGSRGQAFTDMYGSFSGTLAEVDTMELDNNYRRAIFLSTLNAITRHLGIVAKSVHCRDDQPPQCATALASYIERNFGNPRVALVGLQPRMAEALARKFQLRVTDMDPNNVGNTKYGIRIEGPEQTANNMAWCDVVLVTGTVMTNDSFRQFAVEKPTIFYGVTIAAAAHFLKLTRFCPCGT; this is translated from the coding sequence ATGGACTGCTTCGATCTACTCCGCAATGTCTTTCGGAATCTTATTCAAGAGAACTCCTGGCAAGACAAAACCGTAAGTGTGAGGGTGAAGACGCTCACACCCGAAGAGGCTATCGGCAATCCCGAACACCACGATTATCCGTTAATCAAAGGAAAAGAACGGATGATGGAGGCTGAGTTTCTTGGGAGCAGAGGTCAAGCATTTACTGACATGTACGGAAGCTTTTCCGGCACCTTGGCTGAAGTTGATACCATGGAATTGGACAACAATTATCGCAGGGCCATTTTCCTGTCAACATTGAATGCGATCACCCGGCACCTCGGAATTGTTGCAAAGAGCGTTCATTGCAGAGACGACCAGCCGCCTCAATGTGCCACAGCGCTTGCATCCTACATAGAACGGAACTTCGGGAATCCTCGAGTAGCTTTAGTGGGTCTCCAACCGAGAATGGCCGAGGCACTCGCCCGGAAATTTCAACTGCGGGTGACCGACATGGATCCGAACAACGTGGGCAATACCAAATATGGAATTCGGATAGAAGGCCCTGAGCAAACAGCGAACAACATGGCTTGGTGCGACGTTGTACTTGTGACCGGTACTGTTATGACGAATGACTCTTTTCGTCAATTTGCGGTGGAGAAACCGACTATCTTTTACGGAGTAACCATAGC